From one Nilaparvata lugens isolate BPH chromosome 2, ASM1435652v1, whole genome shotgun sequence genomic stretch:
- the LOC111055843 gene encoding ran GTPase-activating protein 1 isoform X2 encodes MSHKAEDLDVITGLLAGTKIETLDGGVSFAGKSLKLDKEEDAAEVVKAILDCKNLSYLNLEGNTLGVDAAKGIGKALESHPEFKRALWKDMFTGRMKEEIPEALRFLGSGLMLSNANLVELDLSDNAFGPIGVEGLASLLKSKCCFALEILRLNNNGLGITGGKLLANALMSCYKSSKDLGKPLALKVFIAGRNRLENDGAKALSEVFSTLKSLEEIRMPQNGIYHVGITALAAAFSVNKKLKIVDLNDNTVSKKGSVALAKVLPNLQSLTHLNLGDCLLKTAGAIAIAKSLTEGHDKLQEVNVSCNEIRLNGGLALAEALLSKTELTNVILDGNQFGEDGVTEVHERLSSCTSATISIEDDEGDEDDDDDEEEEEEEDEEEEEEEEEENGSEAEANQSNKSVTEQVNVQKSNATLIKPFSPSNATQVTVSDFLKTPTVHNFLSLGTRRNSLILDEVKKTPESDLLEAMLSAIMKVSALVGAGNGSEVDKAALTCSDHLYQHLCNWSKTNNDFSLVSNTLLVHLGLMKSEDKSFKITYNTHGCRAALQQAMTQNYFPTQVKETMQFFLNKK; translated from the exons ATGTCTCATAAAGCAGAAGATTTAGATGTCATCACTGGCTTGCTGGCTGGAACAAAGATAGAGACTTTGGACGGTGGTGTCAGCTTTGCAGGAAAATCATTGAAGTTGGACAAGGAGGAAGATG cTGCGGAGGTAGTGAAAGCAATATTAGATTGTAAAAATCTGAGTTACTTGAATTTAGAAGGAAACACATTGGGAGTAGATGCAGCTAAAGGCATAGGTAAAGCCTTGGAGTCACATCCAGAATTCAAAAGAGCATTATGGAAGGATATGTTTACCGGAAGAATGAAGGAGGAAATACCTGAAGCTCTg agATTTCTTGGAAGTGGTCTCATGTTGTCTAATGCCAATCTAGTTGAACTGGACCTGAGTGACAACGCCTTTGGCCCAATCGGAGTTGAAGGCCTTGCTTCTCTTTTGAAAAGTAAATGCTGTTTTGCTTTAGAAATATTGAGGCTCAACAACAATGGTTTGGGAATTACCGGTGGCAAG CTTCTAGCTAATGCACTGATGTCCTGTTACAAGTCCAGTAAAGACCTAGGGAAGCCTCTCGCTTTAAAAGTTTTTATTGCTGGAAGAAATCGTCTGGAAAACGATGGTGCAAAGGCTCTCTCGGAAGTATTTTCA ACTTTGAAAAGTTTAGAAGAAATAAGAATGCCGCAGAATGGAATCTATCATGTGGGTATAACTGCACTGGCAGCTGCTTTTTCggttaataaaaaattgaaaattgtcgATCTGAATGACAACACGGTGAGTAAAAAAGGCAGTGTTGCTCTCGCCAAAGTGTTGCCGAATCTGCAGTCGCTCACCCACCTCAACCTGGGCGACTGTCTGTTGAAGACTGCTGGTGCTATAGCTATAGCTAAATCTTTAACTGAGGGACACGATAAATTGCAA GAAGTAAATGTTTCATGTAATGAGATTCGATTGAATGGTGGTCTAGCGTTAGCAGAAGCACTATTATCAAAGACAGAATTGACAAATGTGATATTGGACGGAAATCAATTTGGCGAAGATGGTGTGACTGAAGTTCATGAGCGACTTTCATCGTGCACATCAGCAACAATAAGCATCGA AGATGACGAAGgcgatgaagatgatgatgacgatgaggaggaagaggaggaggaggatgaagaagaagaggaggaggaggaagaggaaaatgGTAGTGAAGCCGAAGCCAATCAAAGTAATAAGAGTGTTACTGAACAAGTGAATGTTCAAAAAAGTAATGCTACTCTTATTAAACCTTTCAGCCCTTCGAATGCAACGCAG GTTACCGTTTCTGATTTTCTCAAAACACCAACTGTACATAATTTCCTATCTCTCGGTACAAGGAGAAATTCTCTAATATTGGATGAAGTCAAA AAGACTCCGGAATCTGACTTGCTAGAAGCGATGCTGTCAGCCATAATGAAAGTGTCAGCATTGGTGGGTGCTGGTAATGGTTCAGAAGTGGACAAGGCAGCTCTAACGTGTAGTGATCACTTATATCAACACCTCTGCAACTGGTCCAAAACCAACAATGATTTCTCACTTGTCAGCAACACTCTACTAGTGCATCTCGGATTAATGAAG aGCGAAGACAAGTCGTTCAAAATAACGTACAATACCCATGGATGCAGGGCTGCTTTACAGCAAGCCATGACTCAGAACTACTTCCCCACTCAAGTCAAGGAAACTATGCAATTCTTCCTCAACAAGAAATGA